ATATGTATCTAttttccctatgctacgacccttaccaacaggggtttagttGTTGGATGATCATGGCTCCTTGTTGCCTGTCGGGGAGAGAGGTTAGGTTAGGGATGACTGCTGATCATTGGGGTCTGCCTTTGGGTGGTATTAGGGCTTCGACTGGCGTGGGCTCCCTGGTGACAATTTAGGTAACACTGTGGCGATAACATAAGTGACCCATAATGTTTACTTGAGTTGTCATAGTAGCATAGAACACAGACTTAGactgtgtgctaggtgaaaattttattaacattacatgcatcatggactatttgcaactatgtgtatgtgcattccccatcccctcactggcgaAAGTGAAGCTAACCCCACTGTGCACACTctttttagactttgatgcagATACCGGTTATCTTGCTGGTCTCGAGGTTCAAGCCTCGAGTTATGATGATATAGGTGTTGCGGAtccagagaccgtgactgaaGAGCATGGTGATGGATGCCCTTGCGATGATTGTACCTACGGACCATAGTGGCGTATGGGTTTTAttcttttgtttacttttgGGCTTTTAGCCGtgtataaacatttattattatacgtatattttgagtagttacatcATGGTCAGTCGGTAAACAGTACTAAACATTATCTTGTATCACTTAGCTAGCTAAACATATTGTAACTGCTAATTAAATGCTTCCGCTTGGTATTGATCTAATTTGTAATGGATCATTCCCTTTCCCTTCGCACTTTGTCATTGCTTTGCTTTATAGTGTTTATTGaatgtggattgggacactgtgtctgtgatcctggtagcttaacGGAATGACGcatgtcatcctagtcacccatTTTATTGCACTCTATTCCTATTTAGAATGGGGGCATGACACATACGCCTCCTGCGACTTCCCCTTGACAAAGTCCTCAAGCTCAGAAGACTTCTTGAAATCCTCCACAGCCTGAGCTTGGATCGCATCATTGCTCATTCAGAGGTCCTCCAACTCTTTCTCCACAGCCTCGATCTTCTTGGTCGTAGTAACGACCTCCTCCTCCAGAGCGTCCTTCCTTTTGATCAGAACGGAGAATGCCCCCTTGTAATCCCGGACCTTGACCTCCAACGAGGAATAGTCTTTGGATAGATCCAGCAGCTGGGCCTCGGCATCCTTGCGGACCTTCTTCTCCTCAGAATAAAGCTTGAGATACTTCTCCAATTGGTGGACAGTATCAACAACCTTAGAAACAGCCTGAAAGGGCGAgcacaagagataaggaaaaaaaaatacagagagAAGAAGGATAGGGTTGAGAAACCCACCAAGGTTAGGTCTGAGCAAAGAGAAGTAATAAGCTCCTCATCAGTCAGGGTCCTTACGGTGGCCCGATCTTTAGGAAGACAGCCCTGCTCGAGCCATTCCCGTGCTATAGCTGGATCCTCAAAGGTGCTGTCACCCTCGAAAATCTCCCACCTGGGGACCAGTTAAGGTCTCTTTCGAGAGCGATCTTTTCTTTGCTCCCCAGCCTCGTCGTCCAGGGGGATCACTTCCCCGCTTGTGCCCGTAGCAAGAGCGCTCTTCTTGGGGTCGGCCATCTCGAGGGGCTTTTCCCTCCCCTTCCTTTTGCGACTCTCCTCCATTGGAGACGACTGAGGAGCGCGTGGAATGACACACCCCTTGTCTTTTTATGGGGCCTTCAAAGGCCTGTCCACGATGGTCAGGCTTGCAACTGCCTTCTCACGGTTGGCATGTTCCTCTGCCAACTTCCTCTTGCGCGCAGCTGCATCAGATCTGAACGCCTTGCGATCCAGTTGAACGTCCACTGAAAATTAGATAAACACATGTCAggaccaaaacaaaaaaataacacGAAAGGAGCATCTACCCGGACTGAAGACACTCACCCTGAGCCGAGCTCAAACCATAGCGAGCCAGCAGGTCTTCCCTTTTCAGCTTGCGGACGTCAAAAGGTTCACTGCCTAGGCACACATTGAGGGATGCCTGATCATATGGGTTGAGCTCGGGCAGGTGGTTCACGGCCTTAAGGTGGATCTCCCTCCACTCCAACCGAAAAGGATTCCCTGGGATTCGAGCAAAGAAGAAGCGATCCTTCCACTTCTTAGCCAATTGGGGCATATAGTGAATCAGTTGGATCGATTTCAATGACCCCTTCAAGGggcaaagagagagatagtACCACCCCCCGACCATCTTCTTCAGCATAAAAAAGTGGGCGAAGAGAGCGGCAGTTGTCTCTCGATCGAGCTGAGCAAAgtacaaaaaaaacccaaaaatctgCCTCCACAAGTTCGCTACCAGCTGACCCGGAGAGAGTGTGAAATGGTTGAGGATGTCCACTACGAAGTTTTGGGCTAGGAGGCGAAGGCCGCAGATAAACGCGATCGAGTACAGACACACTTCTCCTTCACGGAAGTAGCATACCTTATCGATCGAGGTCGGGGCGCGCATCCGGATCTCTTTAGGGATCCGATACTAGCTCCACAAATCTGCCAAAGCCCGATCGTTCAGGACACTCTCATAAGAGTTCACCTCTTGACGATCTCACCAGCGTCACCGACGTCAGAATCGGACTCATCGTCGTCATCCTCCCTGACGTCGGCCCCTTCCTCTTCCTTGGCCTCATTTTCCTCCTCATCATGAGCAGGACCACCCTCAGTAGTCCGCTCTCCGGGGGCCTGAGCAGATCTAAGGTTACTTCTCCTTGGTGGGTCAGCAGAGGAGCTGGACAGGTGGCTATACTGAGCCGTGAAGCTCTTGGACCCAAACAGAACACATTGGTCATCGTGAGTCCTCTCGAAACTCACTTCAGGGTCAGAATCCCCTCATCCCAGCGACATCACAAGAGCCTGGCATAGGTTCTTTTTTCACTAAAATAGCAAAGTCGGTCTTTCTAGTGTCTACCGCTATGAAGCTCGAACCTGATTTGATTTGGCGATATGAAATCCGATTAGATGCTGTCATTTGCCTCTGTAGTCTGTAGATGCAGCGGATATTCCCCTTCCACCTGAACAGTATTGACTCGGCTACATACCCATACCGATTCAATTGTGTGTCTgtctatctctgtctctctccgcCGGCGGCTATCACAGCCAGTCGCTCCTTTTGTTTACATTGCGGGAGTTCAATCACAGAGGCGTTGCTTATAACAATCAATTTTCTTGGTGAGGGGATTTCTTCAACTTGAGTCTTTTTTTTGGCTGTTAGAATTAGAAGTTTTTGAGTATGTAAATCCTTATCATTGTTATcgttttttgtttctctctcccctACTATGTCCTGTTTTTTGCTGTTTACTTCAATGATTCCTTTTGAGCTTTGTCTTCCTCTTCCGTTAGGGTACTGGAATAGGACTTAAAACGCACTTCTCATTACAGATATTGAAAATTTGTTATTCGTTTAAATATGAATGCAGAAGATTCTGATGAAAGATATACCTTAGCGTCTTGGAATCCCACAACTTATGATTATCAAACTATTCTCTAAATCTCAGATGCAATGTACATCTGTTTTTGTGTAGGAAACATAATAGTGTTCAATTAATTGGGCGGCTGCTGAAGACTTGAAGACTTGGCCAACCAACTTAGCTGCCATTCTCAGTTAGTTTTCCTCCTCTTTATTAGGTATTCGGagaattaaaattttcattcttaAATTCTAAAATGTTGATCTGTTCAATTTTAGTTGTGGTCTCAGGTTTgctttcttggtcatttttatTAATGGATTCCCCAACCCCCCAAAACTTATGTTAATTAACTTTCTCACTGTTTGGTTCCCTTACCCATTCTCTTATGTGGGTAGGCTTTAAATTTTCAATTTGTAGTGGGTCTTTGTTCCAcatcccttccccccccccccccacacacacacacaaaaagtTTATATCTCTGTTATCTGTTGATGTGTTGTAAATGATTATATCACATTGGACATTATTCCTTTTATTGGCATCTTTTGTTTCTAGgctctagcttgaggtgttatttCCGGTCATCTTCAACCATGAACTCGTTTCAATCTCTCGTCCAACCATTTCCCACCACTATAGCTATGCCCTCTCTGCACATGTACCCAGTAGACTCATTTTCGTATTTACTCCCTCATGCGTCTGTCAAGACCAcagtctcttcttcctcccaacaTCTGGAGAGAAGGGTCCCTGAAAGGGATGAAATTCGTCTTGGATTACCAAGTAAAGGTCGCATGGCTCAAGACACCTTAGATCTTCTTAAGGTATTTTTCTTGTCTTGATTGTTGGCcatgtttctttttatttcactaTATGGTGCTCTTTTGTTTATCTAATATTagtgtttctttcatttttttttgtacccCTTGAAAAGGATTGTCAACTCTCTGTTAGGCAGGTGAATCCTCGACAATATGTTGCAGCAATTCCACAGGTGCGTACTTAGGCTATTATTCTTTTGGTCGTGGTAGAAGCTTAAACTCTTATATATTGTAGtgttttagtattttatttgtGATGCTTGTCTGCAATAAAATCCTCTGTATACCTGTACTTCTTTCTCAgggtgtttgtgtgtgtgtgtggtggtgAAGGTTGAGTGCATGCATGTTTGTGCATGTGTGGCTATGTGTTTGTTGCATCTGCAAGTCACTTTTGCTGTGATAATCTGCAGTTGAAATCAAGATGGGGTCCTTATGGGCACTCTTCTTGCTCTGTTATGGATTTAACTGGAGATATATGTTTCACCTATGATGGATCTTATATGGTGGTGAGAACTCTGTGTTTGTGTTGAATGAATGTTTTAAATGCTGCTTTTGTTGTCATAGTCTCCATATATATGTAGTGTGATCAAAATGGGGATTTTATTGCCTTGTAAATTTCTACTGAGATGCTTTGGGTGTATGTTGCATTTATGTTGTCAGCTGTGTTGGATTTTAGATGGTCAACACTCCCAAGTAATCTGGCTTTCCTTGCAGCTAAATTGagtccgattgaaggagctaaaagaactaggggcaggcctaaaatgaccataggagaagtggtgaggaagaacatgcatagtctaggccttgtaccaagtatgacctcagatatagtctattggagggcaaggatacaTGTACCAGATCCCATTTAGCTGATTCTCCTGACatgttgggctgtgcctcttcCCCCTTACTATCTATTTCCTTTTTTCGTTTtgcattttcctttttcattgcTGTTCTCTTCACCCACCCCGCTTTTTCCatcttttccttccctttttttgttaGAACTTAGTTAtccttactttgttttgtttggatccatgtagccgaccccattaagttggaataaggctgagtttgttgttttttttttttttggaatgcatGTACTTAATGGTCAGCAGCATTGATAGATAGTGTAATCAATTATGGAGCAGACtcctatctctttctctcttcttcttcttctttttttaatactACTTGTTTGTGATGCTTACGTGAAGTTGTTGTCTGATTTGTCTTTCCCAAAAATGTTAATGATTTGTCAGTTTTCAGCCAAATCATGTGTTAGAGTTTTCATAATGTTATCCATCTTTATTAGTTATGTTCAGAATAAAATTGTTGACTCTAAAATGGAAGATAACTTCAAATTTGGTATAATTATGGTGATATTGCAATGGATATTCAAGTTTTTAAACCTAAGTGGGAACAAGGTACACCTTATTTAGTATAACTTGGAAATTCTGTGTCTAGTAGCTAGTGGTTCAGAGCctcctcccttttcttttttgtcaaaTAGGATTCATTTCTTGAGAGAAATCCAGGTAGCATAGGTATGAAACATGAATTTACTTGGGTTTTGAGGAGCTAAGGATATATACCATGACATGACTTGATGAACACACCtttaaaaagggcgtacccagtgcacgagaaTCCTGCCAgtacggggtctggggagggtcataatgtacacagccttacccccgcttcgcgaAGAGGCTGTTTCCGGACTTGAATCTGCGacctaggtcgcaatggagcaatcttaccaTTGTACCAAGGTCCGCCCTCTAAGTTTTTGAGTACACCTTAGAAGATAAAATAGTATCAAATTATTTGTTCAGGGGGTTAATTCAGTAAGTTTTTTAGTACAGAGAAATATCTTCCCTTGCTGGTTTATATGAAACTTCAGGGAATGCTAAGCACTAATATACATATGAATTATTAGATAAGAAAGAGAGCATCCATAATGGTTTAACAAACACAATGCATACCATCTACCAAAAATCTCAATGCATACCATCATATGCTACAGGACATGTTTGGCCGTAATTCATAATAAATCTCTGTAAATTGAGGCACCACATAGAAAAGGATACTGGATCAAcataaattttgtttttctaattATATTCAAGTTATCCTTTATTGCATGACAAACCCTGGAGAGGACTGACAGGCAAGGTTGAACAAATTGGATGTGGCCCAAATGTTGTTTCTGCCTAACATGCTGCCTCCTTGTATTGCCACGCCACAATAATAACACTTTGGTTTCATATCACATTGTTAGTGGATCCCGTCAATATATCCAGTTATCCACTACATTCAAAAAACTTCCTTGGATCAACATGATCTTGCTCATTGCTAGTTTTATCTCCATTGCATTGTTGATATACTGgagcatttttgtcattttctgaCTATTGGACCCTGTTGGTATATGCGTTCTATAGACAAACCCCTTTTGCATATAAACAATGTTGAATATATCTCATTTTGATCTCTATCACGGCATCAATATGCTAGGGGCATCTTTATCACATTTCTGCGGTCACTGGTCCTTACTAGGATGTCCAGCATGTTAACAAACCCTTTTGCAGCATTGATGGAACCTGCCAATATTTTCAGTGTATTGACAGATTTTATCTGAACCGACGTGACTTGATTCCATTTTGTTCTTTATTGTATTCTGGCTATGCATCTTATACTCATTTTTTCAGGTTAGCTGGATTCAGCTGATGCGTCATGTCATCCTCAATGCATGGTGTTTtgtatttgggaaaaagattgctacacTACCCTTGTGCAGATTCCTTTATACCCTTCTCACATAAAAAACAGTGGGCCCACACTGacactctctcttcttttctgaCCATGTGAACCCCATATGGACCCTAcgtggatgataccattttctaACCCCTCATTGGTGCAGCGTGcagattccttcttacactgTCTTTGTAGGCCTCTCCCTTTGTATATATTATCAACTTTTACTAGAGGCGATTTCACATTAATCTTTTGCATATGGAGAGTTTAAACAAGAGTTCAAGTAAATCGACTAAGTTTTGACACattaaaagaaatatttgaaatgGTAAATGTGTATTGATTGTTGTAGACTAAGTTTTGACACattaaaagaaatatttgaaatgGTAAATGTGTATTGATTGTTGTAAGCAGGTGTACACTTGCACCTACCATCTTCTTGCATGTATGTAATGCAGTTGACATAAATATGGTTacatttttaaatttatttgtttattgctTTGATGCAGCTTGCAAACTTAGAAGTCTGGTTTCAACGGCCCAAGGATATTGTGCGCAAATTGCTGTCAGGAGATCTAGACCTTGGTATTGTGGGTTTAGATATACTCTCTGAATATGGACAGGTAAgcattgatattttgatttgttactGTCTTACTGAGCTAACTTTGTAGGGCAAGAGAGGTCCTTGCTTTCTTCCCTAGTGATTtggtgttttttctttctttctgagtATGTTAGcttaatttgaaaaaataaaaaagataaggatgagaatCTGATtgcttaacatggtatcaggaCAATGTAAGTAGAAGGATTGGATATATGAACCTTGCCAAATATAAGTTTAATAGAGATAGATTGCGTGCTTTTTCAAGATACCTTCTGAAGTTGAGTAAATACTATGACAAATATTCCCAAACATGCActtatattttggaaaatgataGAGAAGCATGATACTTAGAACCCATAAAAAATATGGTCTTTCTAAGGATTATGCAGAAgcaatgaggatgttgagatagatGAATGGCTGAACCTTGAAAGGGAAATTAATCATGTTTCAGAAAATTACAGATAAAATGCTCATGAGCCTTCTTTTGGTTTCTAAACTAAATACTTATAATAGTTTTGTTGCTTAGGCTGATCACCAGCAAATATACTTTCATTAACAGATTCTTTTTTTGAATAATTTGGCAGGGGAGTGAGGATTTGATCATAGTTCATGATGCACTTGAGTTTGGGGATTGCCATTTATCCCTTGCAGTGAGTGACTAAATTGCTAATGGTTTACCAAAAAGGGGCACTGAATCTTAGCTATTGCCATTTAGTGTCTACGGCTAAAGTGCTAATAGTTGTTTCATCATTTTTCAGATTCCTAAGTATGGGATTTTTGAGAATATAAATTCATTGAGTGAGCTAGCCCAAATGCCTCAATGGACCAAGGAGAAGCCTTTGCGAGTTGTTACTGGTTTTACTTATGTATGTCATATTGATGATTCTATTGTCATTTCTCTAATCTATTTATTTTACTTCGATTTTCAAAAATATGTTTCCATGTTAATTTCTGGTTAGATGGTGCCCTGTGCCCCATGGACTGATCTCTTCCCATGCCTGCACAGCTGGGTCCTAAGTTTATGAAGGAGAAGGGAATGAAGCATGTCACTTTTTCAACTGCAGATGGAGCATTGGAGGCAGCTCCTGCGGTGAGAAAATCTCTTGGCTGTATAGCTCTATTTATGTGTTATACTGTGatgttctttattattatgctGTCATTATTAATCATCCACACTAGCAGTCTAGGAACCATGTTGCAGAGTTTGCAAGCAagtgtgaataaaaaaaattacagtgTTTTGTCTCCCTATGTTTTTTACTCAATagacatttattttattttcctttttttttagattgatAAAATATTGAAGATGTCTAAAATATTCTGCCTTCTTTGAGTTActtgtgttaaaaaaaaaatttgtacccAAAAAAAGTTTGACTTTTTTTCGCTTTGAACTTCATAGTAGAACTTGCGTTCTGCCTTGATGGTCCTTTCAAGGTAGACTTTCATTTACATTCTTCTCATTTGTGAGTTTTCCTTATTTCATTTCAGGAAAGTTTTTTTAGTCTAGCACGTAGAGGGTTTCTTAGTTGGCTCAAATATCTGCTACATGGCATATTGGATAGAGCTGAAATTTTGTTGACAACAAAAAGGTTCCATGCTCACATGTCGAGTTCCAGCCAAAACAGAGCCTCCTAAGTGGCAAAATGAAGTTGTAAAAATCCAGTGAacaactgaaatttttttaaaaagaatggACAGTtgaaaatatgaagaaataTGGAAATACATGGGTGGGTATATGTTTAAATTTTGAGTATAAAATTTAACATCCGATCAATCTAGACCATGTTCTAGATATCCATTCGATCAAAATTGCCATATCACCCTCCCACATGGCAAATCTTGGTGCCAGCCTGTAGAAACCCTCTAGACTTACTGGTCTAGAAAAAATTTTGCCATTTCATTTTACAGTTTTAAGGAATTAGTTATATCCTCTCTATGTTCTAGATTTCCCCTCATTGAACTATGATCAGATTCTTTCAGTAGGTTGTGAAAGGGAAACATAGTGATGCATTTATGGCCTCAATTATCATCCCAAATTAAAATAGTTCACCCTTTCCCCTTCAGTTATCTAACTCCCCCACCCCTGGTGGAAGGTGGTCCAATTTAGTAATGTGCAGTAAGTGTATATATTCTTTGAGCTCGAATGCCCTCTAACCCAAGCGAATGactttcatgatttttttttcatttgtgaTTCTTTTGGTCCTAGATGGGGATAGCAGATGCTATTTTGGATCTTGTGAGTAGTGGAACAACACTGCgtgaaaataatttgaaagaaattgaaggtGGAGTTGTTTTAAAAAGCCAGGTAAATTCTTTTAATCCTTGGAACTCATATAGTGGTAGGATTGCTGTATACTGAGAGTTCCAGCATAGGAGAAGCagcttttgtatttgtaaatTTTCCATATTCAGTGCTGACCCCAAGAATTGTAGTAACAATTTTCACTCACTACTAGAATGTATACGGATGTTCTCCAGGCTGTCCTTATTGCAAGCAAGAAATCTCTGATCCAGCGTAAAGGTGTTTTGGACATTACACATGAGGTGCTTGAAAGACTGGAGGGTCATTTGAGAGCAGCTGGTCAGTTCATGGTGAGCACCTTTTGTCACTcgaaataatttatttttctcctttgcaATTGTCTGTTTTTGCTTATGCTTTTAATGGCAGGTAGTGGCAAACATGAGGGGGACTAGTGAAGAGGAAGTGGCTAAGCGAATTGTAAACCTGACATCATTAACTGGGTTGCAGGTGAGGTTTCAGAATGGAAGCTACtgtttccccctcccccccaccacatagttgtcaaggcgccgcctaTGGCATCcagcgccttggtcgcctaattgGTGCCGCCTTggttttggaccctctccaacaccttgaGCCAtctagacaccgtgacaactatgctccacCCACAATCATTGACGCTTACTATTTTTGGACAAGTTTTGTGTGTCCTACTTGAGGGCAGCAATGCAGCATGAGGTATTCAAGATACATGCTTCCATATGTGCTTTCAAATATACTCTTTGAGAAAATTGAGGACAAATACTGAGAGTTGTCTGgatgtctttttttgtttcaactgTTTTTTTCACTGATTTAATTTGTGTATATGCAGGGACCTACCATAAGTCCAGTCTTCTGTAAACGTGATGGGAAGGTTGTGGCAGACTATTATGCAATTGTCATTTGTGTGCCAAAGAAGGAACTCTACAAAGCCATTCAACAGCTGAGAGCAGTAAGAGAAACTCATTTTGCCTTCGATATCTCTACTTACTATTTCTGTAGTTTATCAACCTGGATCACAAAATGGAGGGAAAAAGTATTTACTCCTTTTGTTTTGTGTCATACACCTGACTCTTGTGTTAATGTCACAGCCCTCAGTTCAAGCTTTTCAATCTTGTCTCCCTTTGAAAGAATTTGTCTGGCTTCTTGATTCAGTTACCTTCCCTATCCTCACTTATGCAGATTGGAGGCAGCGGAGTTTTGGTTTCTCCTTTGACTTATATTTTTGATGAAGAACCTCCAAGGTGGCGTGCACTTCTTACAAAGCTTGGGCTTTGATCTTCTGGGAGATGTCTGAGCGGTGCTGGAAGCATATTTTTGTTGCAGTTTTCAAAGTATTTCCAATTGAATGCTTCAGGAGGATGACCAACACTCCTCCACTGGAAAACGTTTTGTTGATCTCATTATATTGAGTTAGACATAGCTATTATTGATAGCGAGGAATTTTCTGCTTTCCTGCCATCatagcttttttttcttttgtttttgtttttttttttttggggggggggttggggggaagGTTGAGGGTCTCCCTTGTGTTTACTAGAAGGCCTTCATTATTGCACGTGAATCTGTTTGACTAGCCCTTATTGGCCATTATTCATGGCTATGTGGAAACAGTTGTGCAGGCTCCTGCAAATGTTTCGCACCGGCTGCACCTACTCCAGCAGTCGTTCCTTGATGTTGTGGGTCAAGCTATCGCTGTTGTTATCATGGCTGCCGTTGGGCTTGGGTGGGATGTCAAGCATCTTGATGGGTGGATCAGTAACTTTGATTGGAGAAGCTTATGGGTTGGATCCATTCCCTAGTTTTGAGATTCAGTCTCAGCCGGTGAGGGCGAGATTGTCTGTGAGATAGAATTCAAGCACCTGAATTGTGTTCTTGTAGTGTTCCTCAGTTGGAGAAATGCTGACTTTATTGTGGATTTTAAAACTCTTACGTCAAATTCCTCAGAATTGGACTAGAAAGGGAGTTTGTTATCTGTCCCTCCCCtgtccctccccctccccctcccctcatttgtTCACTCCCTCCACCACCTCTGGCTTCAAAGGTAATATGACCTCCACTAAGGGCCCATCACAGCTCAACTAAGCAAACAAATACGGATTAGAAATAAAATCTGGATTTGAATTGATTTGGGAATTATTCGTGTACCTATAAaaattttggaagaaaattaggatgttcatttttttttattgtacatACTTGCATGTATGATAATCTTATGATTGTCAATTTGGTAGATGATGCAAAGTGGATCTGGCCGGTGTCATTCAGTCACGTTTGTCTATCTGTGTGGGTCTACTTGTGTGGCTGTTCTAATAGTATATCTCCTTTGATTAATTAACCATTTAATAGACAATTAGATGATGTGAGTACCTCCTAATAGTCAGCTTTATGCTCTCGTCAAAACCTTTGCAGATTGTCTGAAGTCTTAGCTtagtcaaagagagagagagatgatctTATAACCTAAATAGTTTCATGAAAAGCTCATCTTAAATTGTTAGCAAAGAGTTCTATGGAC
The sequence above is a segment of the Telopea speciosissima isolate NSW1024214 ecotype Mountain lineage chromosome 7, Tspe_v1, whole genome shotgun sequence genome. Coding sequences within it:
- the LOC122669912 gene encoding ATP phosphoribosyltransferase 2, chloroplastic-like; the protein is MNSFQSLVQPFPTTIAMPSLHMYPVDSFSYLLPHASVKTTVSSSSQHLERRVPERDEIRLGLPSKGRMAQDTLDLLKDCQLSVRQVNPRQYVAAIPQLANLEVWFQRPKDIVRKLLSGDLDLGIVGLDILSEYGQGSEDLIIVHDALEFGDCHLSLAIPKYGIFENINSLSELAQMPQWTKEKPLRVVTGFTYLGPKFMKEKGMKHVTFSTADGALEAAPAMGIADAILDLVSSGTTLRENNLKEIEGGVVLKSQAVLIASKKSLIQRKGVLDITHEVLERLEGHLRAAGQFMVVANMRGTSEEEVAKRIVNLTSLTGLQGPTISPVFCKRDGKVVADYYAIVICVPKKELYKAIQQLRAIGGSGVLVSPLTYIFDEEPPRWRALLTKLGL